From the uncultured Methanomethylovorans sp. genome, the window GTGATAAATGGAACGGTACTTACCTGGCACATACTTTGACAGGTGGTGGTCACTCCGGAGGCCTTCATTCAGATATGGATGTAATAGTTCATTCCCATGCATCCAGATCAGGAGATCCTTCTAAAGGAGGCGTTGGTCAGCTCTCAAAAACAGACGGTAATTCATACTGCCTGAATACCTGGAATCTTCAGTCTGTCCAGGTTAATTCTATTTTTAGAAGATTTACCCCTATTGAATGTGAGAGGTTGATGGGATTCCCAGACAATTGGACTGCCGGGATATCAGATACTCAGCGATACAAGTGTTTAGGGAATGCTGTTTCACCAATGCCGGTTAAGGCAATTATTGAAAATCTCATGTCAGTGGTGATACCCTCATGATCGCTTCCCGGTGCTGTTCTAAATGTGGTCGTGAGATCCCATCTAACGCAAAGCCAAACAAAGAGTATGTGCTGCTTGGTTTGGAGTTCTATCATAGAGCTTGTTATCTTGTGTACATTGGTGTAATGGAGGCTCAATCATGACTTCTGAATCATGTTTCCATTGTATTTATGATAATTCAGGCTGCCTGAAATGCAAGCTTGGTTATCTCCGGATGCACGAGGATGCTGGAATGATTCGGCCTTTCCTCTGCAAGATGCACGATGATGAAGTTGCAAAGGAGGTGAAGGCATGAAAGCAATTCCAGTTCTTAAAGAGCCAGTAGAAGAGGATGATGATGCTGATTACAAGCCTATTCTCTCCAGGTACATTAACACCCGTTGTAATTACGATGGTGCAAAGATAGATAGCATGGAGTGATGAAAGTGATTTCTGAAACGTCTATTCGTGCTATTCGTGATATGCATATGAATGATCTTAAGCACGTACAGGCTCGCATAAAAAGCGATGAGGCTTCTCCAGCAGAACTGGTTTGGCTGGAAGAGAATGTCAGACGTCATAAAAGTCAATTGCATTTGCTGGATTTGATACTGGATGAACTAAAAGACGCGGATTGGTATGTCTAATTCGCCAAGCAAAGGAAGTTGGTAAAATGTGTAAACTAAAACTGTTACGCAAGGATTACGATCTCTCTCAAGAAAGCGACATTGACCTCTCATACACAATGAGGAATTGTTGTGAAACTTTCGATCAATGTTATTCCAACATTTCAACAGAAACAAGTGCAGCATGGGAATCTATTGTAAGGATTGCAGTTGAAATTGCAGAAAGGCGGGGGTATTCATGTATTCCCGCTGATCTGCTTGAGCAGACAGAACGCGAGGAAATAAGAAAAATATCTCTTGCCGACATGGGTGATAATGACCTCGTGGAAGAATTAAGGGCCAGGGGCTATATGATCCATCTGACCACTGGACCAAAAACAGCCCATGTTCAAATAGAGTAAACCAACAAGTAAAGGAAGGTGTAAGCGATGCCAACGGTAAAAGAATTAGGTTTTGACGAATCATTGATTTGTCGTAGATGTGGAAAACAACTGAGTAAATATTCACTGTGTGGATATCACAATACGCCGTTTTGTGGAGATTGTAATAGGTGCAATAATTGTATGCCAGGGGAGCTGGTCAACACTGCTAAATAGAGGAAGAATATGGGAAAAATTTGTGCAAGATGTGGGTATGTGCCAGATGGTGCGTGGATGTTTCGCATATCTGGAAGGTGGTATTGTATAGGTTGTTTCCTGAAAATGTGGAAAAGCAAAATCAACAAGTAAAGGAAGATAAGATGCATAACTATTATCGTGATGTGTGGGCCCTGCAGAATTCAATGAATGGATACCCCGGCTCATTCCCTGTAGGATTCATCAAGAACGTAAAGCGCAAGTGGTGGGGGCAGTCTCGTTTATGGCTGTTCTCCGGTTCCTTTGCTGATCCTGGCGGTGTGACATTAGATATCAAGAATGAATTAAGGCCATGTGTGCAGGGAGATTGTCAGCACTTGCCCTTCAAGGATTGCAGCTTTGATTTTATTTTAGCTGATCCTCCATACTCTGAGCAGGAAAGCAAGGACCTGTATAACCTGCCATACTGCAGCATCACTAAGGTCCTCAGTGAAATGCTGAGGGTTTGTAAGCCTGGGGGACATGTCCTTTTTTTGCACAGGATTGTTCCCACTGCTCACCCTTCAGTGAGCTTGAAAGATGCAACCTTAACGGCTGTGGTAGGTGTCTATACTGTGGCAGGTCTGACTAATATCAGGGCCTTAACAGTCTATAGAAAGAATAACACCCTTGCAGAATGGCAGGGAACAAGGCATGCACTAACTGCCTGAAGTCCTAAGTAAAGGAAAATACCTTCGTTGTGCTTGCCATTGATTTATAAATAATTGGAACCTTTTTTCCTATATGTTTCACAAAAGGGAACATTACAGATCTGGAGAAAAAGCTCTTACTCAGAAAGAATATGAAAAACTGATTTCTGTGATAGATCACCTTGAGGATGAAGTCTGTATTAAACTGGCCATCTCCACAGGTGCAAGACGTGAAGATCTTGCAAGCATCAGGATAAAAGACATTGACTTGCAGGAATTAAAACTATCTTTTTACGAACAGAAGAAAAAGAGGATTCACACCGTACCCCTCTCTCCTGAGATGGCAAGGCTGATCACACAGCTCATCAACTCAAGGGGAAAAGATCAATGTGAATATATCTTCTCTAAAACAGGCCGTACAGCATATACCAGGCTGCAGAAATATTGCGATAAAGCAGGAATCCCAAGACGCCCATTTCATGCACTTCGAGCAACATGTATCAAAAGGTGCCAAGCCGCAGGCTGGAGCATTGAGCAAGTTGCAAAATTGACCGGGGATACTATTGCAGTTATTCAGGAACATTACTCTTGGCCGTCCAGTTCAGAGATGCAAGAAGTAGCAATGGAAAAACCAGTTATTTGATTCTGTTTTTTCTTCAAATTCTCTTTTTTAACAAAAAGTCATAGGGTTTTGTATCAAAAAACCCATTCTCGACATACCCCTCGTCATTAGAGTGACAACATTCTTTCAATATATTCTATATATAAATATTGCATACATTGTATATTTGTAATAGATTATAGTCTCACAATAATAACTATATAGTTTAATTGCATATTTACACATGTTGCGAACTTGGACCATATAACGCAACGTGCGGTTCCATCCCTTGTAACTCCTCTATGCATTTGTATCACCACTCGGGAACCGCACAGCTCCTTCTGGAGGAAGAAATGAACAAAACAGTAAGTGTGCGGAAAACTGTATACAACTACTCGTTATCGATTCCTGCCGAATATAAAAACATCTTCGAGGACAGCGATCAAGCAATTGTAGAAAAAAAAGGAAATGCACTGATTTATAGACCTGCTGAAATTAGAGCTAAGGAGGACGTATTGAGCAGCTAACTTGACGGCAAATAAAAAAAACACCGGGGGTGAAGAGATGGATCTAGAATATACTCAATTTACTAAATTACTAGAAGAGAAAAAAGTGATACATGCAGAACTAGAAGCTGAACAAAAACACCTCAATGACTTAAAAAAACAAAGCCACGCAATTGAAACAAAGAACAGATTCCTCTATACTGGTATAGGATTTATCCTCAGTTCTATTGCAATTGCATTTTACGTCCTCTATGGATTAGCAACCAATCCAGGAAATCAAGTGATGGCTAAAGACTCAGTTGTTTTTCTCTTCGCTTTCGGAGTACTGTTTGTAGCTGCTTGGGTAATCGATCAATGAGGGTAGAGATCATGGCATTCAGAAATAGTTTCGTTTATGAAGAATTCTACATACGGAAGAAGGCTCAGAATCCTTCTTCTAAGCAAAACTCTACCAGAAACGAAAAGGCGCTTAAAGCTATTGAAAAAATGAAAGCAATGCCTACAACGAATAACTGAGAATGGTATGATGAGTAATAATACAAAATATTTTGTGCTACTTGCTGCACTCATTCTCACACTGGCTATAGCATCTTGCAGTGACAAAGAAGAGCCCGTAGTAGTCGAACCCGTCCAGCAGCCTATAACTGTTCAACCTTCAGATGTTGAAATATGTGCTGCTCTGGTCTCGGATACTCTTAATGAGACCTACCTTCTCGATAACGAATACTCTGCAGTAAGTATTTGGAATAAACTTAAAAAGAACAATTTTGAATGCACGTTAGTTTTTGGTAACTTATCAATGAGCGATGAGCCTATCACTTCATGTGATCGTCTATGGGTTACATTTCAAGGCATTGCTATTGATTCCGGTGCAGTCTACATTGATGCTCAACATTTTGAAGGCTACGCTATCGATAGCCCGAACACTTACCAGGAATTGAAAGATGCTATTGATGATTATCTCGAATCCAAAACTCGGTATATCGCTGATGTGGAAACTTACAACACCCTGTTAAATCAAGCAGCTAAGGACAACATGGAAAAAAGCAAATCAGAATACCTCGCTGCAAATGAGCGACTAATCACGGAGATCTCATGAGATTCTTTGTTTTACTTTTATTATTCATACTGACAATTCAAACCTCATCCGCAGCAACCTTATTTGTGGATCCATCTTCTGACGGTGACGAGGCCATTAACGCAGCAATGCAACAGGCTCAACCAGGGGACATAGTTCATCTTAATTCTGGTACTTTCTGGGTCGATGACACAATCAACTTTGCAGATGGAGTTACTTTGACTGGTGATGGAGAGGTAAAACTTGTAGACTATGTAGGCTGGAACTCAGGAAAGACGATGTTCTATGCATCTCGCTTATCAGATATCACTATCAGTAGTATTACCGTTGATGGAAACAGCCAGGGTAATACTGATGTGCCATTCGGTCAGGGATACTATGGCTTATTTTTATTTAGGAATTGTGAAAATGTAGTATTCGATGGTGTTACTCTTGAGTATGCTAAATCCGATGGCATAATATTCAGGAACGGTGACGGCATTACCGTGACCAATTGTACTATAAACAAGATGGGGCATGAAGGTCTATACAGCCTGTACACTGATAATGTTGAGTTTACGAACAATATCTGTTTTACTAGAACAAACTCTGCTTGTCGTATTGCATCAGGGGAGCATGTACTCATTTCCAACAATGAAATCTATTCAGGCACAATCACGGCTGCAGACGGTGGGGGAAGCTCTACTGGTCCAGGCATCGAAATAAACATTGATAGCGGTCAACCTGCTACAGATATTGAAATCAGTAAGAACTACATTCATGATCTCAGAGGTTCCGGTATCTGGATGACTTCGGAATCAACAAAAGGTGACGGTGTTTACATTCATAACAACATCATCAGGGATGTAGGAAACTACCCAAGTGATAACAAGTATTCTACAGCAGGCATAACAATATGGCAGTTTAACGCAACACTCATTGAGAATAATGTCTTTGACGACACAGGTATTGCAGGTGTTCGCTATGCTAAGAGAGCTTCAGATGGCGTTGTAGATGAAGAGTTCACAACCATAGTCCGGAACAATGTTTTCATCAACATAAAGGATAAAATCACAATACCTGCTGAACCAGTGATGAATTCCTACTCAGAGAATCACAAGTTCTATGTTTATTATAATGATTTTTATAATAACTATGATGCTTTTGACGGCAATCTCTGCATTGCCTGGAACAACTTTGCTCTTAATCCCATGTTCTCAGATTCTATGTATCACCTGAAGGATGATTCCTCTTTAATTGGAGCTGGCTATAATGGTGCAGATATTGGGGCTTATGGAATCGGTTCTGATGAAATCGGGACCATAGGAACCATTGACCACGATGAAATAACCGATCCTGGGGCTTCTGACGAGCCCGCTACAGAGCCCACAGATGATGTGAATGAAGACCTGGACAATTGCACATCTGACGAGCCAAACCACGATCTGGATAACGCAACCATTGATGATGGGCGAATTCCAGATGAGGATGAAATAAATAATGACCTTGATAATTGCACTGCAGATTATGTAGACAATTCTACTACTGAATATGTAGATAACAGCACCACTGATTATGTTGATAATTCAACCGTGGAACATCATAGGAATGGACACAGCCAGGGCACAGGGTACGCATTAATTGAAACCCCACATGAAGAAATAGTAGTATGCAGTGCAGAACTCACAAAACCAACGTTTAGGAGGCCAGTTTCCTGAACGGTGATATTAAAAAACTGCTCTGGATGATTGGTTTTATATTCTATTGCGTAAGTGGCTATTTAACTCAGATGATCCCGCCATATTCAGGTTTTGCATGTTCCGGGGTAATTGTTTTTGGGGCTCTACTTTTAATTTCCTATTTTAAATGGGGTGAATTGCATGAAGGTTAGATTAGTAGGCATATTCTTTTACCTGATACTTCTTGTAGTTTTGGGAGTAAATATGTATGCCGTACTTTCATTCAGTGATATATACAACATGAAAGTGACACTCATTGGCGATTGTGTAGCTATTATTATACTTGGCTCTATGGTGCTATTATCTAAGCCAAAAAAGAAAATAGGAAAAGAAAAAGTAATACTTGTAAGAAAGGCGAATTAATTTTCTTCTACTCCTCTCTTTTAAACCTCTATGTATTGGGTTGTTACTATAAAATTAGTCTCTACATTCATATTATACGATTATTTCAAGATGTGTAAAGCCTACATATTAGAGTAAAGTAAAAAATAATATACTATTTACCTCTCATCATGCAGGCAGCGAGGACCGCCCTTCCTATTACTATATGTTAATTTAAGATACCCTATCTTTTAGCTGCATGAATCCAATTCACCATAGTCTGTTTAGTAACACCTGTCACACCCGACAATTCTTCCCACGTATACTTATCCTTTACATATTCTATCAGCTTAACACAACTTGCTGCCTGCGTGTGTATTCTCTTGATCTGCATAGGCTCAAGCTTCTCTCCCTCCTCACCACCATCTAATACTCTGAACAGTTCTGCGATTGTCTGATTCTTATATTCCATACTGATCTTGTCATACCAATCGTTCAGGTGCTCAGGTGGTCTCGGAGTGATGAAGGGATGTATGACTTCTCTACCACCACCAGGGGTATAGAAAATGAAATCTGTATGCATCACTTCTCCACCGCTCGTGATACGGATCACATTATACTTTGCATAGGTCACCTCATGCTCATAATCAATTGACTCCATCCGCACGATTGCGTTAAGCAGCATCCTTACGTTCTTATCGAAAAAAGAAATAGAAGGCGTAGTAAAAATCACAAGAATATTTTTAAATCTCAATATTTGAGAAACAGCAGACATCATCAAGTTTGCCTGACTCATGAACGTACGTGCAGCAGCACCAAGGCCT encodes:
- a CDS encoding methyltransferase domain-containing protein, which produces MFPENVEKQNQQVKEDKMHNYYRDVWALQNSMNGYPGSFPVGFIKNVKRKWWGQSRLWLFSGSFADPGGVTLDIKNELRPCVQGDCQHLPFKDCSFDFILADPPYSEQESKDLYNLPYCSITKVLSEMLRVCKPGGHVLFLHRIVPTAHPSVSLKDATLTAVVGVYTVAGLTNIRALTVYRKNNTLAEWQGTRHALTA
- a CDS encoding site-specific integrase, with protein sequence MFHKREHYRSGEKALTQKEYEKLISVIDHLEDEVCIKLAISTGARREDLASIRIKDIDLQELKLSFYEQKKKRIHTVPLSPEMARLITQLINSRGKDQCEYIFSKTGRTAYTRLQKYCDKAGIPRRPFHALRATCIKRCQAAGWSIEQVAKLTGDTIAVIQEHYSWPSSSEMQEVAMEKPVI
- a CDS encoding right-handed parallel beta-helix repeat-containing protein, translated to MRFFVLLLLFILTIQTSSAATLFVDPSSDGDEAINAAMQQAQPGDIVHLNSGTFWVDDTINFADGVTLTGDGEVKLVDYVGWNSGKTMFYASRLSDITISSITVDGNSQGNTDVPFGQGYYGLFLFRNCENVVFDGVTLEYAKSDGIIFRNGDGITVTNCTINKMGHEGLYSLYTDNVEFTNNICFTRTNSACRIASGEHVLISNNEIYSGTITAADGGGSSTGPGIEINIDSGQPATDIEISKNYIHDLRGSGIWMTSESTKGDGVYIHNNIIRDVGNYPSDNKYSTAGITIWQFNATLIENNVFDDTGIAGVRYAKRASDGVVDEEFTTIVRNNVFINIKDKITIPAEPVMNSYSENHKFYVYYNDFYNNYDAFDGNLCIAWNNFALNPMFSDSMYHLKDDSSLIGAGYNGADIGAYGIGSDEIGTIGTIDHDEITDPGASDEPATEPTDDVNEDLDNCTSDEPNHDLDNATIDDGRIPDEDEINNDLDNCTADYVDNSTTEYVDNSTTDYVDNSTVEHHRNGHSQGTGYALIETPHEEIVVCSAELTKPTFRRPVS